GCGGTACGTCGCCGAGATCGAGCGCCTGCTGGACACCCAGCCACGGGCCAAGATCCTGGTGGCATCGGACGAGCAGGCGACCCTGGACCACCTGGCGTCGGCGTTCGGCGTCCGCGTGATCGCCTACGACACCGTCCGGCACCGGGACGGTGAGGCGGCCGGACAGGGCCCGACCGGCTGGATCATGCCGGCCTACATCGCCCGGGACCGCGACGTGGCCGCCCGGAACGGGGAGGACGCGGTCATCGAGTACCTGCTCCTGAGCCGGTGCCACCAGCTCGTCCACAACGGGTCGAGCCTGGCCAGGACGGTCCTGCTGAACGCCCCTGAGCTGCCGCACACCAACACCCACCGAAGGAGCGTCGTCCGTGACAGCCGTTGACCGGAGGACGATCGAGCGCGTCAAGGCGGAGAAGCGGCGGCGGCGGTCCTCCTCCCACCGCTACCAGGACCGGCCCAGGCTGGCGTTCGTCGTCCATTCCTTCAACCGCATCGCCAACATCGACCAGCTGGTCGGCGGCCTCAGGAGCATGGGCGACCACGAGCTGATCGTCTGCGAGGACGGCTCGCTCGACGGCTCCCGCGAGAAGTGGCTGTCCTACCTGAACCGGCCCAACGACTTCCTGATCCACTCGAACGACCTCCACGAGATCCGGGTCCTCGACCGGGCGATCCGGTTCGCCCGCGCGGACGTCGTCTGCCTGGTCCAGGACGACGACCGCATCCCTCGCCAGACCGACTGGCTGGACGCCGCGCTCGGGGCCTTCGACGACCACCCCCGGCTGGCCATCCTCGGCGGCTTCCAGGCCTACGGGAGCTTCGACCCGGACCCCGCCAAGGCGAGGCGCATCTGGGGAGGCGACCAGTTCCGCTTCGTCCACCACGTGAACATCGGCCCCTACTTCATCCGCAGGCGGCAC
This sequence is a window from Actinomycetota bacterium. Protein-coding genes within it:
- a CDS encoding glycosyltransferase family A protein codes for the protein MTAVDRRTIERVKAEKRRRRSSSHRYQDRPRLAFVVHSFNRIANIDQLVGGLRSMGDHELIVCEDGSLDGSREKWLSYLNRPNDFLIHSNDLHEIRVLDRAIRFARADVVCLVQDDDRIPRQTDWLDAALGAFDDHPRLAILGGFQAYGSFDPDPAKARRIWGGDQFRFVHHVNIGPYFIRRRHYELLGGWEYSFSNVGDPGICADNELCLRAWTNGYQVGYRFVPFKGPVGHYPQDGGTVLFSKETRVRNAVRNSDTIFELYGPHARRIDELVAEANAGLRSDGKLAPRP